The Salvia miltiorrhiza cultivar Shanhuang (shh) chromosome 2, IMPLAD_Smil_shh, whole genome shotgun sequence DNA window catttttgtaacaaaaaaagtaggatttaagaaaaaataattgggCAGGTTTAGTCTGACCGCCTGGTGGCACGAGAGCGGCTGGGATGGGCTTGCTATTTTGCAGCCCAATTAGATTTTGGGCGGGGCCGGCCCGATTCGGTATAATTTGAAAGCGTGGTGGACCGGGCTGGGCTAGCTTGACCCGGCCCATTTGATAGCTCTACATACTCTTGATATGGTCACATGCAATGGATGATATGTGAAAATtgacaactaagtctaaatgggggaaaaaaatttcatgtaaaaggcgcaagcccgtcTTACCTCGAATATCATAAATTTAGTCTTAGTttaacaactaagtctaaattgGGGGAAAAAATTTCATGTAAAAGGCATAAGCATGTCTTATCCCGAATATCATAAATTTAGTCTTAGTTTagcaactaagtctaaatggggggaaaaaaatcatgtaaacaGCACAAGCCCGTCTTACCCCGAATATCACGAATTTAGTCTTAGTTTAATAACTAAGTTTAAATGAGTTGAAAAATTTTCATGTCAATGGCGCAGAGCATGTCCAACCCGTATATCATAAGTTTAGTTTTAGCAAAGTTAATCAAAACCTAAACTAGGGAATAAATATACAAACACTCAAATATAAAATAGTCTCATATAGCCGATCCAGGGGGCGAACCCCCCGACGATCCGGACCCGCCGAAAAAATCATAGTTAGGAATACGATAAAAAGTTTAAGTCTAGCCCAATGGCGTAGACCTAAAACTAGGGAAATCCAAGGGTACATACACCCGatgcaaaaataaaatagtttGAAGGCACGAATGTCTGATTACACATAAAATACCAAGGGCACACACACCCTGCCAAATACTATTATAGAAGGACGATATCAATCATCGTTAGTAGCACCATCGTCGCTCGAAAGCTGAGTCGCTTGGCCCTGGATATCTTCCCACAACTTGAGAGTCGCAGTAGTTTCCCAATCTTGACAAGACCCGTCCAAATATTGTTGAGTCATCTCGGCTCGGGCCCGGGCATTCGTCTCGAAACAAGCTACCTTAAGCTCATTGCGTCGAGTTACGTTCATCTCAGTCAACTTAGCCTTCAGATGGCTGATCTCCCTATCCTTTGTGGCCAACTGAGCCTGAAGTTGTTCCCTCAAGTCTGCCAGCTGCTTATGACCAACCTCAACATCTCCCTTAGCAAGTTGGAGCTCATTCCTCAGCTCAACCCTTTCTGCGCGAAGAGACTCCAACTCCTTCTCGCGCTCAACCATGAGTTGTTTTAGATAAACAACATGTTGGTAGCCCTGCACACACGAAAGCaagaaaaaattaatcaatGATAGCAATATCCAAGAATAAAAAGATAGACAAATATTAGTACCGCAAAGACCGTAGAAACGGTCATGTCAAAGGCTTTGGGAATTCCATAGTCGACCATGACAACCCTGTCCTCCTCAAGCAACAGCTTCTCAAGCTGCTCGGACAATTGGTTATACCCAGTTAAGGCTGAAGCACCAGGAGGTAAGGCCACAGTAACAAAGTCGTCGGTCAAGAAAGCCTCGTCAACCTCGGCAACCTTCTTACCCCTAGAACGACTTGAATAAATCTCAATGGGGTGATCAGTCGTGATAGAATAACTACTCGGTTCACCCGAACTTTCAccctgcttcttcttctttatctttTGTTTCATTTCCAAATAAGCATCATAGTTCATCTCCGACGGGTTGTAGCGAAACTTAAGCTCCGCCATCCAATTGTCTGCATACACTCGTTCTTTTGGGGTCAGTTTATCCAAAGTGATAGTAAATGATTCTCCCCCCAAGATTTCTAAAGCTCTAAGATCTAACACAATACTAGATGCAACAGGAGTTTCAGGGATATAGGTACCTTACGGGAGAGCTGGTACTTCAGCCCAAATAGATGTTTGCCTAATGTGCTTCTCGTCCAAAAGAAACTCCCAATCCCGATACCCTGGAAGAATACTCAAGAACTTGTTGTTTTTTCCAGCAAGATCCAACTGAACCGAAATGATCTTCAAACGACCTGTACAACATACGTGTTAGAAAGTATAAATATAAGAAATGAATGATAAAAGAGCAATCAATCCTAACACTCACAAGCGTTAGACCAAGCAGAAGGAACTTGTTTCCCATCCGGAACACCCAGAGCATCAtattctataaaaaaatatttatccttccattttctctcaccATCTCTTATATTGGTAATTAAAGGTTCTATATCTCTCTTCCTGGGGAGCATGTAGCGACCTTTCTCCTTCGGGACATTCAACAAGTCATAATTGTTTTTTATATCAGCAATAGAAACATCAATCTTATAGAACTCACTAAGAACCTACAGACTCAGTAAAACCCGACAAGCATTCGGTGTAAGCTAGCCCAGTGAAATACTATGATAATGGAAAAACTCCACGATCAAATGAGGCAACGAAAGTCGTAGCCCCTGATCAAAAGGAGCTTGATACATGCATACCCAACTCGGGGCATAAAAGTTGGCCCTCAAACGACTTCTCGGGGCGTGAAGAGCGAAACGAAGTATGTTATACGCTTTCCGAATAGCCCACTCGGATCTCCAAGAGTAGACTTGGGATTAAGTTGCTCTGTGAGCATCCCCGGTATAGGCATAGCCCCTTGAATCGATCCAAAGCTATGAAGTCCAAAACTCTTGGAACAACCGTGATAATCGTCACTCCCTTGCCGCATTTCCATATCACGTCCCGCTACACCCATGAGACCATCAACACAACTATCTTCATTTTCATCATATAAGCACATAGTCTTAGTTGATGAATTGATAGAACCACCCCAGTTGCCCGACATAGTGAGAAAATCTCCTAAGGAATGAGGAGTGCTAAGTTCAATCAAGCGAGTCACCCCGGTCACCCAACCACATTGTCATAAGATATAAAGAAAGACACAAATTCAACAAACTGATACCCCGATCACAAGTTACCCATTTAGCTATGGGCATATTGGAACAATATATTTAAAGAGTGACACCCGTAACACCAGGAAGACACGAAAGAATTGCATAAATATTCAGGGGAATATCATCTACACACTAAGCATTCAACCGTATCAACCCGAAGCACCCGCGTGAACTAAAACTACACTATCATTTATTATCATCTACACACTAAACATTCAACCGTATCAGCCCGAAGCACCCGCATGAGCAAGCTCTACACTATCATTTgtacttaaaaaaaaactctaCATGCTTCTACAAACAAATAAAATGCACAAAATTAAAGTAGAAATAGATCAAACACTACTTCTACAAACAAAGAATCAAAACTATGCAAGAGCACAATACGACAAAAATTGCAACTATTCATGATTAGGATATTCAAAGAACACTCAAAGAACCTTCAAAGAAAATGGAGAGAAAACCAACCTCCAAATGCTCTCCCAAAATTCTCTCTACTCCTTCTTTCTCCAAAGCTCCAATGCTGAAAATATTTTGACGTGCGAAAATGGGAGACAAGCTCCACATTTTATAGACAACAAAATGCGGACTCCAAGCAGAAATTCAAATACATTTATTAAAATCGTACATGGCCCAAGGCTCCTTCCCAAACTGGCAGCTAGATGTAAAATCAGACGCGTGAAAAGAACACAAGGTACTGAGCCTTATAAATgttttattaattcaaatttgtaatatgttttttattaattcaaatttgtATATGTTTATATGCATCAGACGTGTACTTCAATGCATATAAACATTCTAAAAACCCATATGCATGCTTTTTAATCAATTCAATGAATAAACATGTGTTAAAAGTGGGTCCCAAGCCATTAAATGCTTCTCACTATATTTGCTACAAAGTATATATATTGGCGAATATATGCAGTAGATACAAAATGATAGAGATGAAACGCACTGAAAGTAAGCTCAAATTGATGTTAGTCAAAAAGGTGAATACCCATGACACCCTGCATACTATGTACGCCATTCTAACTTCCTATGCTAGGCTATGTGTTGCTCTAGTGGGCCCAGCCAAAGGCACatatatagaaagaaaaaagaagaagaaatagcAACTCTCTTTAAaaaatacacatatatatatcaacaccCTACACGCCCTGCAAAATATATACTAAGGGTGTagagaaagaaaggggacaCCGGACACCCTGCACGCCCCGCTAATGCCACACGTCTTGCTCTTCTAACCTTAAAAAATCTATGTATACCCCTCTTCACATATAAAGTTGATTGGGCTATCAATACTCACCCAAAAATGGGTTCGTTCATTGAATCAGGCCCAACGTAGGGCATTTCATTATTAAGGTTCAGACCCCGTACATTTTTTCTGAAGCGGGAGATTCAAGACGTAACAAGCAAGATGTTTCTAAAAAGGCGTGTTAAAAGCAATAGTCATCGTATTCGCGTCATCGAATGTAAATATCAAGCGTAACGACATGCATATACCACATCATTAGCAAATTAAATTGCACTCCCTAATTGGAAAAAACTCCAACTAAGGAGTGGGGGACAAACTGTAATGGGTAAATTAATTCGTATAAGCCTAACTATATGGCCCAACGGGCTAGCTCGGTAAAGCGATCCGTACCACATTCATAGCATAATGTTCAAAGTAAGCCCATATGCGGGAGATACGTGAACCCGCTAGGAAAAACCCTAAACGCGACAGTTACTTGGCGAGTAAGTCAGACGAGAGTCGCAGGAGATCGTTTCCTAAGAAGTTGGAACTGCTAAGGTTTCAAGGAGCATTCCggaaaaccctaaccctagtcaCCTCTCTGCAGGCCCGTGACTATATATACTAATTCACTAACACAATCAAGATAGCCACAATCACTCGTATCCACTCTTGCACTCGCACTCGTTCTCTCACTCTCATTCTCTCCCTGCTCTtccgttccgcctccacgctcacaACTATCTAGGCTAGGGTTCCAATCGCCCGACTAGCCTCGCTAACCCGGACATCCGTCGCTCCTCATTCCACCTCTCTCACTAGCTCTACCACCGGGACATCCCGATCCTATGGATAACACTTTTTTTGCTATCTCTttcctattatttatttgttttattacGTTACTCGCGTCTGTTATTTATATCAATTCACTGACTGGAGCGTCAGAgacccttccatcgacacccccaccggtgcttaacggagggctctaacgttgcttgtgATTTCAGattgctagtgcccgtcgatccaaACGTGATtgacgtcacttccgtaattGTCAGATTCACCCCCAACAATCAcatgcaacaaaaaaattaatataaaaaagtgATTGTTCTCAACTTTCGTTGACCATGATTGCATAAGAgatattgattaaaaaaaaactcaaacttTAATGACTATCTTGAACCAGCTAGAATCAATGACATTCtgaaatcaaataaactaaaacacacacacacacacacacacacatatatatatatatatatatatatataggggagggctagaataaaaacactcttaagtgtataaaatataaatatttttcagcccttagatcatcaagatctacggttgattcgtaacccttttggatgaatttgtggtcctgggttcgaatcccaaagttagcaaaaatttatttttcacaattcgtagccatgttggatgaattcgtaaccctgttggataaaattcgtacattaaaaaacgtttatatttatattttaagaagtgtttttactgtagccctcccctatatatatatatatatatatatatatatatatatatatatatatatatatataggaaatgaCTACCGTGAGAGcaactcttaaaataagaaataagaattaggaaaaatgtatgaattttatttagaaCACTTTAtgaataaaattcaaataaatattgaattcattttcttcattttccaacaaatcCAACTACAAATTCAAATACAAAACAAAGTAAGAAGAAATCTCACAAATACAACATAATATCTAAACTAAATCTTCAATGATTTGAAACGGATACCACTGACGGTGGCGGTGAATCCTTATTCTGAGAACGTATTATGGGGAAGGTTGAAGATTGGTTTTTCTCAGCTTAATAAGTCTCTAACTGCGCACTTGTCATGAATGGTACGAATGAGTTATTTCCTACCACTCGTGTCAGCCCTTGGCGCAACAAATGTCAGAATTGCGAGCACGCGGTGTTAATGTCTCCATTAGTACCGACTCTTGGCGCGACAGATCTCGAAACGAATGGTGCTATTGGGCGCATTGACGCCACCTATTCCTCTGGTTGCGCGACTAATCTTGGAACTGATGGTACGAAAGAAATAAATATTACCATTTTGTTTATGATCTTCATAGATATGGATTTGGATCTCGATCTCATAATTTTTGTGAATCTGAAACTCAAAGATCTCATAGTCTGGAACTAGATCTGACGACAACAATATGGTGATGTAGTTCGTTGGATTCTGGAGAAGATGAGTGCGATGACAATGCTCTGATGAATAGGAGAAAATGATTAGATCTAGGGACGACAACAATGAAGAAGGAGGGGGGAGGGAGGGGGGCGAGGCGGGGGGGAGGAGTCGCTGAGAAAATAGAGAAGGAGTCATAGGCCAAAGAGAGGGACATAGTAAGTGCCAAAGAGGAAAAAATTTGAAGAAGAAAGGGGAATGCGATGTATGTTGTATGTACAATTCAGGTGCGATTTTATTCATAATATTGAAATTTgactaaaatttatttaataatgttaaGGGGACAACAATTGGGGGAGGAGTCACTGAGAAAATAGAGAAGGAGTCGTAGGCTAAAGAGAGGGAAAGAGTAAGTGCCAAAGAGGAAGAAAT harbors:
- the LOC131012600 gene encoding uncharacterized protein LOC131012600, yielding MAELKFRYNPSEMNYDAYLEMKQKIKKKKQGESSGEPSSYSITTDHPIEIYSSRSRGKKVAEVDEAFLTDDFVTVALPPGASALTGYNQLSEQLEKLLLEEDRVVMVDYGIPKAFDMTVSTVFAGYQHVVYLKQLMVEREKELESLRAERVELRNELQLAKGDVEVGHKQLADLREQLQAQLATKDREISHLKAKLTEMNVTRRNELKVACFETNARARAEMTQQYLDGSCQDWETTATLKLWEDIQGQATQLSSDDGATNDD